A single genomic interval of Amycolatopsis albispora harbors:
- the scpA gene encoding methylmalonyl-CoA mutase — protein MAIPNFAGVPLEDGEPTATQADWAQALQDRTGKGPDALAWETPEGIGVKPVYTADDLSDVDFLGTYPGIAPYLRGPYPTMYVNQPWTVRQYAGFSTAEESNAFYRRNLAAGQKGLSVAFDLATHRGYDSDHPRVSGDVGMAGVAIDSIYDMRQLFDGIPLDQMSVSMTMNGAVLPVLALYVVAAEEQGVPPEKLAGTIQNDILKEFMVRNTYIYPPQPSMRIISDIFAFTSQHMPRYNSISISGYHMQEAGATADLELAYTLADGVEYLRAGVDAGLDVDKFAPRLSFFWAIGMNFFMEVAKLRAARLLWAKLVKQFEPKSAKSLSLRTHSQTSGWSLTAQDVYNNVARTCVEAMAATQGHTQSLHTNALDEALALPTDFSARIARNTQLMLQQESGTTRVIDPWGGSAFVERLTYDLARKAWAHIDEVESAGGMARAIDAGIPKLRIEEAAARTQARIDSGRQPVIGVNKFRVSEDEQIDVLKVDNAGVRAQQLEKLRRLREERDEESTQDALRRLTAGAESDGNLLALAIDAARAKATVGEISDALERIWGRHSGQIRTISGVYREEVGKSGKAPNVEKAREEVEAFAEAEGRRPRILVAKMGQDGHDRGQKVIATAFADLGFDVDVGPLFSTPAEVARQAVEADVHIIGVSSLAAGHLSLVPALRSELAELGREDIIVVVGGVIPPQDYDELRAAGAAAIFGPGTVIADAALDLLDQLNAQHS, from the coding sequence ATGGCCATCCCGAACTTCGCCGGTGTCCCGCTGGAGGACGGCGAACCCACCGCCACCCAGGCCGACTGGGCGCAGGCGCTGCAGGACCGCACCGGCAAGGGCCCCGACGCGCTCGCCTGGGAAACTCCCGAGGGCATCGGCGTCAAGCCGGTCTACACCGCCGACGACCTGTCCGATGTGGACTTCCTGGGCACCTATCCCGGGATTGCGCCGTACCTGCGCGGGCCGTACCCGACGATGTACGTGAACCAGCCGTGGACGGTCCGCCAGTACGCCGGGTTCTCCACCGCCGAGGAGTCCAACGCGTTCTACCGGCGCAACCTCGCCGCCGGGCAGAAGGGCCTTTCGGTCGCCTTCGACCTGGCCACCCACCGCGGCTACGACTCCGACCACCCGCGGGTGTCCGGTGACGTCGGCATGGCGGGCGTGGCGATCGACTCGATCTACGACATGCGCCAGCTCTTCGACGGCATCCCGCTGGACCAGATGAGCGTGTCCATGACCATGAACGGCGCCGTGCTGCCGGTGCTGGCGCTGTACGTGGTCGCTGCCGAAGAACAGGGCGTGCCGCCCGAGAAGCTCGCCGGGACCATCCAGAACGACATCCTCAAGGAGTTCATGGTCCGCAACACCTACATCTACCCACCGCAACCCTCCATGCGGATCATCTCCGACATCTTCGCCTTCACCTCCCAGCACATGCCGCGGTACAACTCGATCTCCATCTCCGGCTACCACATGCAGGAGGCCGGGGCGACCGCTGACCTCGAGCTTGCCTACACCTTGGCCGACGGTGTGGAGTATTTGCGGGCGGGTGTGGATGCCGGGCTGGATGTGGACAAGTTCGCCCCGCGCCTGTCGTTCTTCTGGGCGATCGGCATGAACTTCTTCATGGAGGTCGCGAAGCTGCGCGCGGCGCGCCTGCTGTGGGCGAAGCTGGTCAAGCAGTTCGAGCCCAAGTCGGCGAAGTCGCTGTCGCTGCGGACGCACTCGCAGACCTCGGGCTGGTCGCTGACCGCGCAGGACGTCTACAACAACGTCGCGCGCACCTGCGTCGAGGCGATGGCGGCCACGCAGGGGCACACGCAGTCCCTGCACACCAACGCCCTCGACGAGGCGCTCGCGCTGCCCACCGACTTCTCCGCCCGCATCGCCCGCAACACCCAGCTGATGCTCCAGCAGGAATCCGGCACCACGCGGGTGATCGACCCGTGGGGCGGCAGCGCGTTCGTCGAGCGGCTGACCTACGACCTGGCGCGCAAGGCCTGGGCGCACATCGACGAGGTCGAATCGGCGGGCGGCATGGCCCGCGCGATCGACGCCGGCATCCCGAAGCTGCGCATCGAAGAGGCGGCCGCGCGCACGCAGGCGCGGATCGACTCCGGGCGCCAGCCGGTGATCGGCGTCAACAAGTTCCGGGTCTCCGAGGACGAGCAGATCGACGTGCTCAAGGTGGACAACGCCGGGGTCCGCGCACAGCAGCTTGAGAAGCTGCGGCGGCTGCGGGAGGAACGCGACGAAGAGTCCACTCAGGACGCTCTGCGGCGGTTGACCGCGGGTGCCGAGTCCGACGGCAACCTGCTCGCGCTGGCCATCGACGCCGCACGCGCGAAGGCCACCGTCGGCGAGATCTCCGATGCGCTGGAACGCATCTGGGGCCGCCACTCCGGCCAGATCCGTACCATTTCCGGCGTGTACCGGGAGGAAGTCGGCAAGTCCGGGAAGGCGCCCAACGTGGAGAAGGCACGCGAAGAGGTCGAGGCCTTCGCCGAGGCGGAGGGCAGGCGGCCGCGCATCCTGGTCGCGAAGATGGGCCAGGACGGGCACGACCGCGGCCAGAAGGTGATCGCCACCGCCTTCGCCGACCTCGGTTTCGACGTCGACGTCGGCCCGCTGTTCTCCACGCCGGCGGAGGTCGCGCGGCAGGCGGTGGAAGCCGACGTGCACATCATCGGCGTGTCCTCGCTGGCCGCCGGGCACCTCTCGCTGGTGCCCGCGCTGCGGTCGGAACTGGCCGAGCTGGGCCGCGAGGACATCATCGTGGTGGTCGGCGGCGTGATCCCGCCGCAGGACTACGACGAACTGCGCGCGGCGGGCGCGGCGGCCATCTTCGGGCCGGGCACGGTGATCGCGGACGCGGCGCTGGACCTGCTCGACCAGCTCAACGCCCAGCACTCGTAG
- the glpK gene encoding glycerol kinase GlpK translates to MTSYVAAIDQGTTSTRAMIFDHSGRVVAVDQREHEQIFPQAGWVEHNAEEIWENTRAVAAGALAKADITAADIAAVGITNQRETTLVWDRKTGKPVYNAIVWQDTRTDKIVGELGALGGGQERYRAKTGLPLATYFSGPKIKWILDNVDGARERAEAGDLLFGNMDTWVLWNMTGGTQGGVHATDPTNASRTLLMDLDTLQWDASIAEDMGIPLSMLPEIRSSSEEFGKVRERGALAGVPIAGILGDQQAATFGQACLSPGEAKNTYGTGNFVLLNTGTEKVLSENGLLTTVCYKIGSNDTVYALEGSIAVTGSLVQWLRDNLGMIGTAAEIEEHARKVEDNGGTYFVPAFSGLFAPYWRSDARGAIVGLTRFVNKGHLARAVLEATAFQTREVIDAMNADSGVALTSLKVDGGMVVNELLMQFQADILGVPVIRPVVNETTALGAAYAAGLAVGFWKSEEDIRTNWAKDKEWTPQLDADTREAQFKNWKKAVTKTFDWVD, encoded by the coding sequence ATGACTTCCTACGTCGCCGCGATCGACCAGGGCACCACGTCCACCCGCGCGATGATCTTCGACCACTCCGGCCGCGTGGTCGCCGTGGACCAGCGTGAACACGAGCAGATCTTCCCGCAGGCCGGCTGGGTCGAGCACAACGCCGAGGAGATCTGGGAGAACACCCGCGCGGTGGCCGCCGGCGCGCTGGCCAAGGCGGACATCACCGCGGCCGACATCGCCGCGGTCGGCATCACCAACCAGCGCGAGACCACGCTGGTCTGGGACCGCAAGACCGGCAAGCCGGTGTACAACGCGATCGTCTGGCAGGACACCAGGACCGACAAGATCGTCGGTGAGCTGGGCGCACTCGGCGGCGGGCAGGAGCGCTACCGCGCCAAGACCGGCCTGCCGCTGGCCACGTACTTCTCCGGCCCCAAGATCAAGTGGATCCTGGACAATGTAGACGGTGCGCGCGAGCGCGCCGAGGCCGGTGACCTGCTGTTCGGCAACATGGACACCTGGGTGCTGTGGAACATGACCGGCGGCACCCAGGGCGGCGTGCACGCCACCGACCCGACGAACGCGTCGCGCACCCTGCTGATGGACCTCGACACCCTGCAGTGGGACGCCTCGATCGCCGAGGACATGGGCATTCCGCTGTCCATGCTGCCGGAGATCCGGTCGTCCTCGGAGGAGTTCGGCAAGGTCCGCGAGCGCGGCGCGCTGGCCGGGGTGCCGATCGCCGGCATTCTCGGCGACCAGCAGGCCGCCACCTTCGGCCAGGCCTGCCTGTCGCCGGGCGAGGCCAAGAACACCTACGGCACCGGCAACTTCGTGCTGCTGAACACCGGCACCGAGAAGGTGCTCTCGGAGAACGGCCTGCTCACCACGGTCTGCTACAAGATCGGCTCGAACGACACGGTGTACGCGCTGGAGGGCTCGATCGCGGTCACCGGCTCGCTGGTGCAGTGGCTGCGGGACAACCTCGGCATGATCGGCACCGCCGCCGAGATCGAGGAGCACGCGCGCAAGGTCGAGGACAACGGCGGCACCTACTTCGTGCCCGCGTTCTCCGGCTTGTTCGCGCCGTACTGGCGCTCCGACGCCCGCGGCGCGATCGTCGGCCTCACCCGGTTCGTGAACAAGGGTCACCTGGCCAGGGCGGTGCTGGAGGCGACGGCCTTCCAGACCCGCGAGGTCATCGACGCGATGAACGCCGACTCCGGGGTGGCGCTGACCTCGCTGAAGGTGGACGGCGGCATGGTGGTCAACGAGCTGCTCATGCAGTTCCAGGCCGACATCCTCGGCGTGCCGGTGATCCGGCCGGTGGTGAACGAGACCACCGCGCTCGGCGCCGCCTACGCGGCCGGGCTGGCGGTCGGGTTCTGGAAGAGCGAAGAAGACATCCGCACGAACTGGGCCAAGGACAAGGAGTGGACGCCGCAGCTGGACGCGGACACCCGCGAGGCCCAGTTCAAGAACTGGAAGAAGGCCGTCACCAAGACCTTCGACTGGGTCGACTGA
- the meaB gene encoding methylmalonyl Co-A mutase-associated GTPase MeaB has translation MPRKIDVTAYAKGVLAGDRGLLSKAITLVESQRADHRGQAQDLLVELLPHAGGAQRVGITGVPGVGKSTFIDQLGTELTEAGHKVAVLAVDPSSTRTGGSILGDKTRMARLAVDPSAFIRPSPTSGTLGGVARATRETIVLMEAAGYDIVLVETVGVGQSEVTVANMVDCFLFLTLARTGDQLQGIKKGVLELADVIAVNKADGDHEREAKRAARELSGALRMIYGPEAEWTPPVLTCSALHGVGLGTVWEQIGRHRETLAASGELAEKRRRQNVDWTWSMVREQLLGRLSAHPRVRSVVPEVERAVRDGELTATLAAEQILEAFSGPVE, from the coding sequence ATGCCGCGAAAGATCGACGTCACCGCGTACGCCAAGGGTGTGCTGGCGGGCGACCGTGGCCTGCTGTCGAAGGCCATCACGCTGGTCGAGTCGCAGCGCGCCGACCACCGCGGGCAGGCGCAGGACCTGCTGGTGGAGCTGCTGCCGCACGCCGGTGGCGCGCAGCGGGTCGGCATCACCGGCGTGCCCGGAGTCGGCAAGTCGACATTCATCGACCAGCTGGGCACCGAGCTGACCGAGGCCGGGCACAAGGTCGCGGTGCTGGCGGTCGACCCGTCGTCCACCAGGACCGGCGGCAGCATTCTCGGCGACAAGACCCGGATGGCGCGGCTGGCGGTCGACCCGTCCGCGTTCATCCGGCCGTCGCCGACCTCGGGCACGCTCGGCGGCGTCGCCAGGGCCACCCGCGAGACGATCGTGCTGATGGAGGCCGCCGGGTACGACATCGTGCTGGTCGAGACGGTCGGCGTCGGGCAGTCCGAGGTGACCGTGGCGAACATGGTCGACTGCTTCCTCTTCCTGACCCTGGCCCGCACCGGCGACCAGCTGCAGGGCATCAAGAAGGGCGTGCTCGAGCTGGCCGACGTGATCGCGGTGAACAAGGCCGACGGCGACCACGAGCGCGAGGCCAAACGTGCCGCCCGCGAGCTTTCCGGTGCGCTGCGGATGATCTACGGGCCGGAGGCCGAGTGGACGCCACCGGTGCTGACCTGCAGCGCGCTGCACGGCGTCGGCCTCGGCACGGTGTGGGAGCAGATCGGCAGGCACCGCGAGACGCTGGCCGCGTCCGGGGAACTGGCCGAGAAGCGGCGGCGGCAGAATGTGGACTGGACCTGGTCGATGGTCCGCGAGCAGTTGCTCGGCAGGCTGTCCGCGCACCCGCGCGTGCGCTCGGTGGTGCCGGAGGTCGAACGGGCCGTCCGGGACGGTGAACTGACCGCGACACTGGCCGCCGAGCAGATCCTCGAGGCCTTCTCCGGCCCCGTCGAGTGA
- a CDS encoding MIP/aquaporin family protein, with the protein MAAGEIFIWELIGTAVLILLGNGVVANNVLRKNNGHNAGFLFVNFGWAFAVFAGASLAAPSGAHLNPAVTLGLAVAGKTEWGDVPIYFLAQMLGAIIGAVLCWATYKLQFDDHPEPENTLGIFSTAPQIPHRVWNLVTEIIGTFVLVAWILLSPVVKAGDGGVPDFGNSALGYAGVAFVVLVIGTSLGGPTGYAINPARDLGPRIAYAFILPIRGKANANWGYSWVPVLGPLVGGALAALLFLVLPTAA; encoded by the coding sequence ATGGCAGCTGGGGAAATTTTCATCTGGGAGCTGATCGGCACCGCGGTGCTGATCCTGCTCGGCAACGGCGTGGTCGCCAACAACGTCCTACGCAAGAACAACGGGCACAACGCCGGATTCCTGTTCGTGAACTTCGGCTGGGCCTTCGCCGTGTTCGCCGGCGCCAGCCTCGCCGCGCCCAGTGGCGCGCACCTCAACCCCGCGGTCACCCTCGGCCTCGCGGTCGCCGGGAAGACCGAATGGGGTGACGTCCCGATCTACTTCCTCGCGCAGATGCTCGGCGCGATCATCGGCGCGGTGCTGTGCTGGGCCACCTACAAGCTGCAGTTCGACGACCACCCCGAGCCGGAGAACACGCTCGGCATCTTCTCCACCGCCCCGCAGATCCCGCACCGCGTGTGGAACCTGGTGACCGAGATCATCGGCACCTTCGTGCTGGTCGCCTGGATCCTGCTCAGCCCGGTGGTCAAGGCGGGCGACGGCGGCGTGCCGGACTTCGGCAACTCCGCGCTGGGCTACGCCGGCGTGGCGTTCGTGGTGCTGGTGATCGGCACCTCGCTCGGCGGCCCGACCGGCTACGCCATCAACCCCGCCCGCGACCTCGGCCCGCGCATCGCCTACGCGTTCATCCTGCCGATCCGCGGCAAGGCCAACGCGAACTGGGGATACTCCTGGGTCCCGGTGCTCGGCCCGCTGGTCGGCGGGGCGCTCGCGGCCCTACTGTTCCTCGTGCTGCCGACGGCCGCCTGA
- a CDS encoding gamma-glutamylcyclotransferase family protein: MPLYAAYGSNMDPAQMMQRAPHSPMAGTGWLEGWRLTFGGEDIGWEGALATIVESPGSRVFVVLYDVLPQDEARLDRWEGGELGMHNKIRLRVQTLEGSVLAWLYVLDAYEGGLPSARYLGALADAAEAASAPADYVEALRTRPCTGISP; this comes from the coding sequence GTGCCCTTGTATGCCGCGTACGGGTCCAACATGGATCCCGCTCAGATGATGCAGCGTGCGCCGCACTCGCCGATGGCGGGGACCGGCTGGCTCGAAGGCTGGCGGCTGACCTTCGGTGGCGAGGACATCGGCTGGGAAGGCGCGCTGGCCACGATCGTCGAATCCCCGGGTTCGCGCGTCTTCGTGGTGCTCTACGACGTGCTCCCCCAGGACGAGGCCCGGCTGGACCGCTGGGAGGGCGGCGAGCTGGGCATGCACAACAAGATCCGGCTGCGGGTGCAGACGCTCGAGGGTTCGGTGCTGGCTTGGCTGTACGTGCTGGACGCCTACGAAGGCGGCCTGCCCTCGGCGCGCTACCTCGGCGCCCTGGCCGACGCCGCCGAAGCCGCCTCGGCCCCCGCCGACTACGTCGAAGCCCTGCGCACCCGCCCTTGCACCGGCATCAGCCCCTGA
- a CDS encoding VOC family protein, producing the protein MPIRYSPWPRGMPCWVDLMISDLGKAKEFYGQLFGWEFEHRAGRLRCTIGGREVSGIGERTGPETAAVWTTYLAVPDLDVTVRAIAGAGGRIFRPATGVGDDCRFAVVADPSGAVFGLWQAGARIGAQVTDEPGALVWNECFTANRTAAEAFYTGIFGYGAADLSAPGFGYTALTLGGEAVGGLAELPADVPGEVPAHWVTYFAVADADESAELVAELGGTVQNPPSDSPDGRLAAVTDNQGVPFCLVGPRRP; encoded by the coding sequence ATGCCCATTCGTTATTCACCGTGGCCGCGCGGCATGCCGTGCTGGGTCGATCTGATGATTTCCGACCTCGGCAAGGCCAAGGAATTCTACGGACAGTTGTTCGGCTGGGAGTTCGAGCACCGGGCGGGCAGGCTGCGCTGCACCATCGGCGGGCGCGAGGTGTCCGGGATCGGTGAGCGGACCGGGCCGGAAACCGCGGCCGTGTGGACCACCTATCTCGCCGTGCCCGATCTCGACGTCACGGTGCGGGCGATCGCGGGTGCGGGCGGGCGGATCTTCCGGCCGGCCACCGGCGTCGGCGACGACTGCCGGTTCGCCGTGGTGGCCGACCCGAGCGGTGCGGTGTTCGGGCTGTGGCAGGCCGGAGCGCGGATCGGCGCCCAGGTCACCGACGAACCGGGCGCCCTGGTGTGGAACGAGTGCTTCACCGCGAACCGGACCGCTGCCGAAGCCTTTTACACCGGGATCTTCGGTTACGGCGCGGCCGACCTGTCCGCGCCCGGTTTCGGCTACACCGCGCTCACACTCGGCGGGGAGGCGGTGGGCGGCCTGGCGGAACTACCCGCCGACGTGCCGGGTGAGGTGCCCGCGCACTGGGTGACCTACTTCGCGGTGGCCGACGCCGACGAGAGCGCCGAGCTGGTGGCTGAACTCGGCGGCACCGTGCAGAACCCGCCGTCCGACTCGCCGGACGGGCGGCTCGCCGCGGTCACCGACAACCAGGGTGTGCCGTTCTGCCTGGTCGGCCCCCGAAGACCGTGA
- a CDS encoding M20 family metallopeptidase, whose product MTVLDSRWDIPGDHSGGEGARSGGPAALLTSDGVSMAPVGDVGSGRGPFWLDEWLEKNAGDVIAWRRHIHAHPELSRREFATTELVMKLLTSAGLKPQVLPGGTGVLCDIGDGPRCVALRADLDALPLTESTGLPYASTVDGVAHACGHDAHTTILLAAALALNSAPELPGRVRLIFQPAEEVMPGGALDAIAAGALTGVGRIFGLHCDPRLPVGKVGTRVGALTSAADLIELRLTSPGGHTSRPHLTADLVHALGTVITSLPSVLSRRVDPRSGTVLVWGAVHAGEAANAVPQEGVLRGTLRTADHEVWSALEPLVAAAVESLLAPTGVGFQLDYRRGVPPVVSDPLSTDVLRAGVEAALGEDSHADTEQSSGGEDFGWYLEHVPGAFARLGVWPGEGPMRDLHQPTFELDERALLAGARVMVHTALAALA is encoded by the coding sequence GTGACAGTGCTCGACTCCCGATGGGACATCCCCGGGGATCACAGCGGCGGTGAAGGTGCCCGATCCGGTGGCCCCGCCGCGCTGCTCACCTCGGATGGGGTCAGCATGGCACCCGTGGGAGATGTCGGAAGTGGCCGTGGTCCGTTCTGGCTCGACGAATGGCTGGAGAAGAACGCGGGCGACGTGATCGCCTGGCGGCGGCACATCCACGCGCACCCCGAGCTGTCGCGGCGCGAGTTCGCCACCACCGAGCTGGTGATGAAGCTGCTGACCTCGGCCGGGCTGAAGCCGCAGGTGCTGCCCGGCGGCACCGGCGTGCTGTGCGACATCGGCGACGGGCCGCGCTGCGTGGCCCTGCGCGCCGACCTGGACGCGCTGCCGCTGACCGAGTCGACCGGGCTGCCCTACGCCTCCACCGTGGACGGGGTGGCGCACGCCTGCGGGCACGACGCGCACACCACGATCCTGCTGGCCGCGGCGCTGGCGCTGAACTCGGCGCCCGAGCTGCCCGGCCGCGTCCGGCTGATCTTCCAGCCCGCCGAGGAGGTCATGCCGGGCGGGGCGCTGGACGCCATCGCCGCCGGCGCGCTCACCGGCGTCGGCCGGATCTTCGGGCTGCACTGCGACCCGCGGCTGCCGGTGGGCAAGGTCGGCACCAGGGTCGGCGCGCTGACCTCGGCGGCCGACCTGATCGAGCTGCGGCTGACCTCGCCGGGCGGGCACACCTCGCGCCCGCACCTGACCGCGGACCTGGTGCACGCGCTGGGCACGGTGATCACGTCGCTGCCCTCGGTGCTGTCGCGGCGGGTCGACCCGCGGTCGGGCACGGTGCTGGTCTGGGGTGCGGTGCACGCGGGTGAGGCGGCGAACGCGGTCCCGCAGGAGGGCGTGCTGCGCGGCACCCTGCGCACCGCCGACCACGAGGTGTGGAGCGCGCTGGAGCCGCTGGTCGCGGCCGCGGTGGAGTCGCTGCTGGCGCCCACCGGGGTCGGTTTCCAGCTGGACTACCGGCGGGGCGTGCCGCCGGTGGTGTCGGACCCGTTGTCCACGGACGTGCTGCGTGCCGGTGTCGAAGCCGCACTCGGGGAGGACTCGCACGCGGACACCGAGCAGTCCTCCGGCGGCGAGGACTTCGGCTGGTACCTGGAGCACGTTCCGGGCGCGTTCGCGCGGCTGGGCGTCTGGCCTGGTGAAGGTCCCATGCGCGACCTGCACCAGCCGACCTTCGAACTGGACGAACGCGCTCTGCTGGCGGGGGCGCGCGTGATGGTCCACACCGCTTTGGCCGCACTGGCCTGA
- a CDS encoding NAD(P)H-quinone dehydrogenase — MTRIVIMGGGPAGYEAALVAAQHGANVTVVERDGLGGACVLYDCVPSKTFIASSGARASLHGLHELGIATDLADTSVDLHTVHGRVRGLALAQSADIRARVQREGVRVITGTARFCDEEPGLATHKVAVTPENGETEVLDADVVLIATGATPRVLPGAVPDGERILDWRQLYDLPELPEHLAVIGSGVTGAEFASAYTEMGVKVTVVSSRDRVLPHEDADAAAVLEEVFSQRGTTVVKHARADRVERTGDGVKVHLADGRVIEASHALMTVGSVPNTTDIGLETVGIEPGPGGFITVDRVSRTSVSGIYAAGDCTGVLMLASVASMQGRIAMWHALGEGVAPIKLKTVAANVFTHPEIATVGISQQAIDSGEVPARTIMLPLATNARAKMEGLRRGFVKLFCRPATGVVVGGVVVAPTASELILPIALAVQNQLTVEHLALTFSVYPSLSGSITEAGRQLMRHDDLD, encoded by the coding sequence GTGACCAGGATCGTCATCATGGGCGGCGGACCCGCGGGCTACGAGGCCGCGCTGGTGGCCGCGCAGCACGGCGCGAACGTGACCGTGGTCGAGCGGGACGGCCTGGGCGGAGCCTGCGTGCTGTACGACTGCGTGCCGTCGAAGACCTTCATCGCCTCCTCCGGGGCGCGCGCCAGCCTGCACGGGCTGCACGAACTGGGCATCGCCACCGACCTGGCCGACACCAGCGTCGACCTGCACACCGTGCACGGCCGCGTCCGCGGGCTGGCCCTCGCCCAATCGGCTGATATTCGCGCCAGGGTGCAGCGCGAGGGCGTCCGGGTGATCACCGGCACCGCGCGCTTCTGCGACGAGGAGCCCGGCCTCGCCACGCACAAGGTCGCGGTCACCCCCGAGAACGGCGAGACCGAGGTGCTCGACGCCGACGTCGTGCTCATCGCCACCGGCGCCACCCCGCGCGTGCTCCCCGGCGCCGTGCCCGACGGCGAGCGCATCCTCGACTGGCGTCAGCTCTACGACCTGCCCGAACTGCCCGAGCACCTCGCGGTGATCGGGTCCGGCGTCACCGGTGCCGAGTTCGCCTCCGCCTACACCGAGATGGGCGTCAAGGTCACCGTGGTCTCCAGCCGCGACCGCGTGCTGCCGCACGAGGACGCCGACGCCGCGGCCGTTCTGGAGGAGGTCTTCTCCCAGCGCGGCACCACCGTGGTCAAGCACGCCAGGGCCGACCGCGTCGAGCGCACCGGAGACGGCGTCAAGGTGCACCTCGCCGACGGCCGGGTGATCGAGGCCAGCCACGCGCTGATGACCGTCGGCTCGGTGCCGAACACCACCGACATCGGCCTGGAGACCGTCGGCATCGAGCCCGGTCCCGGCGGGTTCATCACCGTGGACCGGGTTTCGCGCACCAGCGTCTCCGGCATCTACGCCGCCGGGGACTGCACCGGCGTGCTGATGCTCGCCTCGGTGGCCAGCATGCAGGGCCGGATCGCGATGTGGCACGCGCTCGGCGAGGGCGTGGCCCCGATCAAGCTGAAGACGGTCGCCGCCAACGTGTTCACCCATCCGGAGATCGCCACGGTCGGCATCAGCCAGCAGGCCATCGACTCCGGCGAGGTGCCCGCGCGCACCATCATGCTGCCGCTGGCCACCAATGCCCGCGCGAAAATGGAAGGCCTGCGCCGGGGCTTCGTGAAGCTGTTCTGCCGCCCGGCCACCGGGGTGGTCGTCGGGGGCGTGGTCGTCGCGCCGACGGCGAGCGAGCTGATCCTGCCCATCGCGCTGGCCGTGCAGAACCAGCTCACCGTGGAGCACCTCGCGCTCACCTTCTCGGTGTACCCGTCGCTGTCCGGGTCGATCACCGAGGCGGGCCGCCAGCTGATGCGCCACGACGATCTGGACTGA